A window of Babesia microti strain RI chromosome III, complete genome contains these coding sequences:
- a CDS encoding hypothetical protein (overlaps_old_locusTagID:BBM_III01625), translating into MPKVVYTGVLVALFLPLDLTAIAYSVHYTTKLSDRNPLKTLESTSIKYSLLSVPSDNTPDISVDNTDQLLDWNIRKTGYRLGTLNKRLRKARKSKCVLHATFTSNSPSSSIPLQEHNNAQSIKFLKAELKIVIWLRKSLFQLKKSLGTSTTSVVSNSKVLELLEKYRTKKEKLNRSKLSTFDNTKGLNSSYRGSELKFTLDNLHDKFVCNKKLKSIKNSKFQSSHKANYSKRINQIDKSATLDTIDNYNNFQYFFKNLKNKFNSSHIAKDESPIQKRPTFKRPPQGI; encoded by the exons ATGCCCAAAGTGGTATATACAGGTGTATTAGTCGCACTATTTTTACCGTTAGACCTTACCGCCATTGCTTACAGTGTACATTATACCACTAAATTATCTGATAGAAATCCACTTAAAACTCTAGAATCCACTAGTATCAAATATTCACTATTATCTGTACCCAGTGATAATACACCAGATATAAGTGTAGATAACACTGATCAACTATTGGATTGGAATATTAGGAAAACTGGATACAGACTTGGTACTCTTAATAAACGACTGAGAAAG GCTAGAAAGTCAAAATGTGTATTGCACGCCACTTTCACTTCAAATTCCCCGTCTTCTTCTATTCCATTACAGGAACATAATAATGCCCAATCAATTAAGTTCCTCAAAGCAGAATTGAAAATCGTAATTTGGCTTAGAAAATCGCTTTTTCAGCTAAAAAAATCACTAGGTACTTCTACCACTAGTGTAGTATCGAATAGTAAAGTACTTGAGCTTCTGGAGAAATATAGGACCAAAAAAGAGAAACTTAATCGGTCCAAATTATCCACTTTTGATAATACTAAAGGATTAAACAGTTCATACCGTGGAAGTGAGCTAAAATTCACATTAGACAATCTccatgataaatttgtttgtaataaaaaGTTAAAATCtatcaaaaattcaaaatttcaatctTCACATAAAGCCAATTACTCCAAACGAATCAATCAGATTGATAAAAGTGCTACACTGGATACGATTGATAACTATAATAATTTccaatattttttcaaaaatttgaaaaataaatttaattcatCGCATATCGCAAAGGATGAAAGCCCTATCCAAAAACGGCCCACCTTCAAACGACCACCTCAGGGCATTTAA